One genomic window of Bombus fervidus isolate BK054 chromosome 14, iyBomFerv1, whole genome shotgun sequence includes the following:
- the LOC139993969 gene encoding uncharacterized protein isoform X3 — translation MDAGYTILGNDVDVCRMFDQFSYKRNESLDFSLNVPQHHHSTSYHHNSYAMADQTFHTPSFGDEDFDIPAIHSHSHQQHQQQQPPQQQQQHQSQQQQPQAQSQHDPMHGYQTQMMQTGSVQQSADGLNLDPGGYQQSLYLQQDHSMQQPMSVSSTYSNSQGSYASMNSPRQQHGNQQIMLLQQQQQQQQQAQMQQHMQYMHTQQQQQQQQQQQQQQQQQQLQQQIQYRSPTGGSPSAIQSSTIPEANNNTTTSEDSDDSTPHSGMITGIKRPSPEPTDVAAKNQRKPKSQKKKKKRDPNEPQKPVSAYALFFRDTQAAIKGQNPNASFGEVSKIVASMWDALETEHKNVYKKKTEAAKKEYLQALAAYRASLVSKGAAENEQQHPQQQPQQQPSPQQQQVQYTAYGSYAGNGTPGNVSYQVYSPQPQPSSPQQQHPHPHPHQQLQHHQQPAQQMQIKKSPHHLTMPGNSQQQQTQQTMMTTSMAPTHISQQQPSQQQQHMQQQYMQMPQQQVQQVPQQSQQHHQQQQQPSQQQQQQQQMIHSNPTKSDSLSSSPSAVNSVTQAANMAGQRATSNACIRHGCPNPAVANSEWEDEYCSNECVVSHCRDVFTTWVSSNQNPQQNFSTVK, via the exons ACGTTTCACACTCCCAGTTTCGGTGATGAAGATTTCGACATCCCGGCTATCCATTCGCACTCGCATCAGCAGCATCAACAGCAGCAGCCGccgcagcaacagcagcaacatCAGTCTCAACAGCAGCAGCCTCAGGCTCAATCTCAGCACGATCCGATGCACGGTTACCAAACGCAG ATGATGCAAACCGGCAGCGTGCAACAATCTGCCGATGGGTTGAATCTCGATCCGGGTGGATATCAACAATCCCTTTATCTGCAGCAGGATCACTCGATGCAGCAGCCGATGAGCGTTAG CTCGACGTATAGTAACTCGCAGGGTTCGTATGCGAGCATGAATTCTCCGCGGCAACAACATGGAAATCAGCAAATAATGTTGCTtcaacagcagcaacagcaacagcaacaggCACAGATGCAGCAACATATGCAGTACATGCATActcaacagcagcagcagcagcagcaacaacaacaacagcagcagcagcaacagcaattGCAGCAACAAATACAATATAGGAGTCCAACGGGTGGTAGTCCATCCGCGATACAATCGAGCACGATCCCCGAGGCAAACAACAATACTACCACCAGCGAAGATAGCGACGACAGTACACCTCATTCCGGAATG ATTACCGGCATTAAACGACCCTCACCGGAACCGACCGACGTTGCAGCAAAAAATCAAAGGAAACCAAAATcgcagaaaaagaagaagaaaagagatccCAACGAACCGCAAAA GCCCGTTTCGGCGTACGCACTGTTCTTCAGAGATACCCAAGCTGCGATAAAAGGACAAAATCCAAATGCGAGCTTCGGCGAAGTCTCCAAGATCGTCGCTTCGATGTGGGATGCGTTGGAGACCGAGCATAAGAAC gTTTACAAGAAGAAGACTGAAGCAGCGAAAAAGGAATATCTGCAGGCACTCGCGGCGTACAGAGCGTCTCTGGTTAGCAAGGGTGCGGCCGAAAACGAACAACAACATCCTCAGCAGCAACCGCAACAGCAGCCATCGCCACAACAGCAACAAGTTCAATATACGGCGTATGGTAGTTACGCCGGGAACGGAACACCGGGAAACGTCTCGTATCAGGTGTATAGTCCGCAGCCTCAACCTTCTTCGCCTCAGCAACAACATCCGCATCCTCATCCGCATCAACAGCTTCAACATCATCAGCAACCTGCGCAacaaatgcaaataaaaaaatctccTCACCATTTAACCATGCCAGGAAACTCGCAGCAGCAACAAACGCAACAA ACTATGATGACTACATCGATGGCGCCAACGCATATTTCGCAACAGCAACCAtcgcaacagcagcagcataTGCAGCAACAGTACATGCAG ATGCCGCAACAGCAAGTGCAACAAGTACCGCAACAATCGCAGCAACATCAtcagcaacagcagcaaccgtcgcaacagcaacagcagcagcagcaaatGATACATTCGAACCCAACAAAGAGCGATTCTTTGTCGAGTTCACCGTCGGCGGTGAACTCTGTAACTCAGGCTGCCAACATGGCTGGTCAAAGAGCGACGTCGAACGCTTGTATACGTCACGGATGCCCGAATCCCGCCGTTGCAAACAGCGAATGGGAGGACGAGTATTGCAGCAACGAATGCGTGGTCAGCCATTGCAGAGACGTATTCACCACGTGGGTATCATCGAACCAAAATCCACAACAGAATTTCTCGACCGTAAAATAA
- the LOC139993969 gene encoding uncharacterized protein isoform X4 — translation MADQTFHTPSFGDEDFDIPAIHSHSHQQHQQQQPPQQQQQHQSQQQQPQAQSQHDPMHGYQTQMMQTGSVQQSADGLNLDPGGYQQSLYLQQDHSMQQPMSVSSTYSNSQGSYASMNSPRQQHGNQQIMLLQQQQQQQQQAQMQQHMQYMHTQQQQQQQQQQQQQQQQQQLQQQIQYRSPTGGSPSAIQSSTIPEANNNTTTSEDSDDSTPHSGMITGIKRPSPEPTDVAAKNQRKPKSQKKKKKRDPNEPQKPVSAYALFFRDTQAAIKGQNPNASFGEVSKIVASMWDALETEHKNVYKKKTEAAKKEYLQALAAYRASLVSKGAAENEQQHPQQQPQQQPSPQQQQVQYTAYGSYAGNGTPGNVSYQVYSPQPQPSSPQQQHPHPHPHQQLQHHQQPAQQMQIKKSPHHLTMPGNSQQQQTQQTMMTTSMAPTHISQQQPSQQQQHMQQQYMQMPQQQVQQVPQQSQQHHQQQQQPSQQQQQQQQMIHSNPTKSDSLSSSPSAVNSVTQAANMAGQRATSNACIRHGCPNPAVANSEWEDEYCSNECVVSHCRDVFTTWVSSNQNPQQNFSTVK, via the exons ACGTTTCACACTCCCAGTTTCGGTGATGAAGATTTCGACATCCCGGCTATCCATTCGCACTCGCATCAGCAGCATCAACAGCAGCAGCCGccgcagcaacagcagcaacatCAGTCTCAACAGCAGCAGCCTCAGGCTCAATCTCAGCACGATCCGATGCACGGTTACCAAACGCAG ATGATGCAAACCGGCAGCGTGCAACAATCTGCCGATGGGTTGAATCTCGATCCGGGTGGATATCAACAATCCCTTTATCTGCAGCAGGATCACTCGATGCAGCAGCCGATGAGCGTTAG CTCGACGTATAGTAACTCGCAGGGTTCGTATGCGAGCATGAATTCTCCGCGGCAACAACATGGAAATCAGCAAATAATGTTGCTtcaacagcagcaacagcaacagcaacaggCACAGATGCAGCAACATATGCAGTACATGCATActcaacagcagcagcagcagcagcaacaacaacaacagcagcagcagcaacagcaattGCAGCAACAAATACAATATAGGAGTCCAACGGGTGGTAGTCCATCCGCGATACAATCGAGCACGATCCCCGAGGCAAACAACAATACTACCACCAGCGAAGATAGCGACGACAGTACACCTCATTCCGGAATG ATTACCGGCATTAAACGACCCTCACCGGAACCGACCGACGTTGCAGCAAAAAATCAAAGGAAACCAAAATcgcagaaaaagaagaagaaaagagatccCAACGAACCGCAAAA GCCCGTTTCGGCGTACGCACTGTTCTTCAGAGATACCCAAGCTGCGATAAAAGGACAAAATCCAAATGCGAGCTTCGGCGAAGTCTCCAAGATCGTCGCTTCGATGTGGGATGCGTTGGAGACCGAGCATAAGAAC gTTTACAAGAAGAAGACTGAAGCAGCGAAAAAGGAATATCTGCAGGCACTCGCGGCGTACAGAGCGTCTCTGGTTAGCAAGGGTGCGGCCGAAAACGAACAACAACATCCTCAGCAGCAACCGCAACAGCAGCCATCGCCACAACAGCAACAAGTTCAATATACGGCGTATGGTAGTTACGCCGGGAACGGAACACCGGGAAACGTCTCGTATCAGGTGTATAGTCCGCAGCCTCAACCTTCTTCGCCTCAGCAACAACATCCGCATCCTCATCCGCATCAACAGCTTCAACATCATCAGCAACCTGCGCAacaaatgcaaataaaaaaatctccTCACCATTTAACCATGCCAGGAAACTCGCAGCAGCAACAAACGCAACAA ACTATGATGACTACATCGATGGCGCCAACGCATATTTCGCAACAGCAACCAtcgcaacagcagcagcataTGCAGCAACAGTACATGCAG ATGCCGCAACAGCAAGTGCAACAAGTACCGCAACAATCGCAGCAACATCAtcagcaacagcagcaaccgtcgcaacagcaacagcagcagcagcaaatGATACATTCGAACCCAACAAAGAGCGATTCTTTGTCGAGTTCACCGTCGGCGGTGAACTCTGTAACTCAGGCTGCCAACATGGCTGGTCAAAGAGCGACGTCGAACGCTTGTATACGTCACGGATGCCCGAATCCCGCCGTTGCAAACAGCGAATGGGAGGACGAGTATTGCAGCAACGAATGCGTGGTCAGCCATTGCAGAGACGTATTCACCACGTGGGTATCATCGAACCAAAATCCACAACAGAATTTCTCGACCGTAAAATAA